In one Capra hircus breed San Clemente chromosome 22, ASM170441v1, whole genome shotgun sequence genomic region, the following are encoded:
- the ITIH4 gene encoding inter-alpha-trypsin inhibitor heavy chain H4 isoform X3, with protein METPAPGRTHSVVLVLLSLAVLHTSKAQKVQNDIDIYSLTVDSKVSSRFAHTVITSRVVNKADAVREATFQMELPKKAFITNFSMVIDGVTYPGNIKEKAAAQEQYSAAMARGESAGLVTATGRKTEQFQVSVSVAPAAKVTFELVYEELLARHLGVYELLLKVRPQQLVKHLQMDIHIFEPEGISFLETESTFMTNELAEALTTSQNKTKAHVRFKPTLSQQQKSPEKQDTVLDGNFIVRYDVDRPVSGGSIQIENGYFVHYFAPDSLSTMPKNVIFVIDKSGSMMGRKIKQTQEALIKILDDLSPHDQFNLISFSAEATKWKPLLVPASTENVNEAKSYATGIRAQGGTNINDAMLMAVQLLEKANREELLPAGSITLIILLTDGDPTAGETDPLKIQENVRKAVNGQHSLFCLGFGFDVSYAFLEKMALENGGLARRIYEDSDSALQLQDFYQEVANPLMMSVAFEYPSNAVESVTQDAFRVFFKGSELVVAGKLRDHSPDVLSAQVRGQLHGENITFVMESHVAEQEEMFRGPKYIFHSFMERLWAYLTIQQLLEQMVSALDAEKQALEARALSLSLSYSFVTPLTSMVITKPEGQEQSQVAEKPVEDESRDRRVPLGGGLKLLNSPPRLGVPGRFLAPPPPFYRTTSRLVLPELTLRPGGASYDMDFRIKGTTLTAPPFAPIQAPSVILPLPGQSVDQLCVDFRRPQELVNLLSDPDQGVEVTGHYETAKACFSWIEVTFENPQLQVHASPEHVVITRNRRNSAYKWKETLYSVMPGLKVTMDKAGLLLLSRPDRVTIGLLFWDGPGKGLRLLLQDTDRFSSHVSGTLGQFYQDVLWGPLDTADDRKRTLKVQGRDYSATRELKLDYQESPPGKEISCWSVEL; from the exons GTCCAGAATGACATTGACATCTACAGCCTCACTGTGGACTCTAAGGTCTCCTCCCGATTCGCCCACACAGTCATCACCAGCCGGGTGGTCAACAAGGCTGATGCCGTGCGGGAGGCCACCTTCCAGATGGAGCTGCCCAAGAAAGCCTTCATCACCAACTTCTCCAT ggTCATCGATGGTGTGACCTACCCAGGTAACATCAAGGAGAAGGCTGCAGCCCAGGAGCAGTACAGCGCGGCCATGGCCAGGGGCGAGAGTGCTGGCCTTGTCAC GGCCACTGGGAGAAAGACCGAGCAGTTCCAGGTGTCCGTCAGCGTGGCTCCCGCTGCCAAGGTCACCTTCGAGCTGGTGTATGAGGAGTTGCTGGCCCGTCACCTAGGAGTGTATGAGCTGCTGCTGAAAGTCCGGCCCCAGCAGCTGGTCAAACACCTGCAG ATGGACATTCACATCTTCGAGCCTGAGGGCATCAGCTTTCTGGAGACAGAGAGCACCTTCATGACCAATGAACTGGCAGAGGCCCTCACCACCTCACAGAACAAGACCAAG GCTCACGTCCGATTCAAGCCAACACTGTCACAGCAGCAAAAGTCTCCGGAGAAGCAGGACACAGTCCTAGATGGCAACTTCATTGTCCGCTACGATGTGGACCGGCCTGTCTCCGGGGGTTCCATTCAG ATTGAGAATGGCTACTTTGTGCACTACTTTGCCCCTGATAGCCTGTCCACGATGCCCAAGAATGTGATCTTTGTCATCGACAAGAGCGGCTCCATGATGGGCAGGAAAATAAAGCAG ACCCAGGAAGCCCTCATCAAGATCCTGGATGACCTCAGTCCCCATGACCAGTTCAACCTCATCAGCTTCAGTGCGGAAGCAACCAAGTGGAAACCTTTGCTAGTGCCAGCCTCGACTGAGAACGTGAATGAGGCCAAGAGCTACGCCACTGGCATCCGGGCCCAGGGAG GGACCAATATAAATGATGCGATGCTGATGGCCGTGCAGCTGCTGGAGAAAGCCAACCGGGAGGAGCTGTTGCCTGCAGGGAGCATCACCCTCATCATCCTCCTCACTGATGGCGACCCCACTGCAG GGGAGACCGACCCTTTGAAAATCCAGGAGAACGTGCGAAAAGCTGTAAATGGCCAGCATAGTCTCTTCTGCCTGGGCTTCGGCTTCGATGTCAGCTACGCCTTCCTGGAGAAGATGGCACTAGAAAACGGCGGCCTGGCCCGGCGCATCTATGAGGACTCAGACTCCGCCCTGCAGCTGCAG GACTTTTACCAGGAGGTGGCCAACCCACTGATGATGTCAGTGGCCTTTGAGTACCCGAGCAATGCTGTGGAGTCGGTCACGCAGGACGCCTTCCGGGTGTTCTTCAAGGGCTCCGAGTTGGTAGTGGCTGGGAAGCTCCGGGACCACAGCCCTGACGTGCTCTCAGCCCAAGTCCGGGGGCAGCTG CACGGGGAGAACATCACCTTTGTGATGGAGTCCCATGTGGCCGAGCAGGAGGAGATGTTCCGGGGCCCCAAGTACATCTTCCACAGCTTCATGGAGAGACTCTGGGCATACCTGACCATCCAGCAACTGCTTGAGCAAAT GGTCTCTGCGTTAGATGCTGAGAAGCAGGCTCTTGAGGCCCGTGCACTGAGCTTGTCACTCAGCTACAGCTTTGTCACCCCCCTCACGTCCATGGTGATCACCAAACCTGAAGGTCAAGAACAGTCTCAGGTTGCTGAGAAGCCTGTGGAGGATG AAAGCAGAGACAGGAGAGTTCCCCTAG GCGGAGGTTTGAAACTGTTAAACAGCCCTCCAAGATTGGGAGTACCTGGACGTTTtcttgctcctcctcctccattctACCGCACGACCTCGAGATTGGTGCTACCAGAGCTGACGTTAC GTCCTGGTGGAGCATCTTACGACATGGATTTCAGAATCAAAG gaACAACCCTGACAGCCCCACCCTTCG CTCCcatccaggctccttctgtcatCCTGCCACTGCCTGGGCAGAGTGTGGACCAGCTTTGTGTGGACTTCCGGCGCCCTCAGGAGCTAGTGAACCTGCTGTCGGACCCTGACCAAG GGGTTGAGGTAACTGGCCACTATGAGACAGCAAAGGCCTGCTTCTCGTGGATTGAGGTGACCTTCGAGAACCCCCAGCTGCAGGTCCATGCGTCCCCTGAGCATGTGGTTATTACTCGAAACCGAAGAAATTCTGCATACAAGTGGAAGGAAACACTGTACTCAGTGATGCCCGG CCTCAAGGTGACCATGGACAAGGCGGGGCTCCTGTTGCTCAGCAGACCAGACAGGGTGACCATCGGCCTGCTGTTCTGGGATGGCCCCGGAAAGGGGCTCCGGCTTCTCCTGCAGGACACTGACCGCTTCTCCAGCCACGTCAGCGGGACCCTTG GCCAGTTTTACCAGGAcgtgctctgggggcctctggacaCAGCAGATGACCGCAAGCGAACACTGAAGGTCCAGGGGCGTGACTACTCTGCCACCAG AGAGCTCAAGCTGGATTACCAAGAGAGTCCTCCAGGCAAAGAGATTTCCTGCTGGTCTGTGGAGCTGTAG
- the ITIH4 gene encoding inter-alpha-trypsin inhibitor heavy chain H4 isoform X1, which translates to METPAPGRTHSVVLVLLSLAVLHTSKAQKVQNDIDIYSLTVDSKVSSRFAHTVITSRVVNKADAVREATFQMELPKKAFITNFSMVIDGVTYPGNIKEKAAAQEQYSAAMARGESAGLVTATGRKTEQFQVSVSVAPAAKVTFELVYEELLARHLGVYELLLKVRPQQLVKHLQMDIHIFEPEGISFLETESTFMTNELAEALTTSQNKTKAHVRFKPTLSQQQKSPEKQDTVLDGNFIVRYDVDRPVSGGSIQIENGYFVHYFAPDSLSTMPKNVIFVIDKSGSMMGRKIKQTQEALIKILDDLSPHDQFNLISFSAEATKWKPLLVPASTENVNEAKSYATGIRAQGGTNINDAMLMAVQLLEKANREELLPAGSITLIILLTDGDPTAGETDPLKIQENVRKAVNGQHSLFCLGFGFDVSYAFLEKMALENGGLARRIYEDSDSALQLQDFYQEVANPLMMSVAFEYPSNAVESVTQDAFRVFFKGSELVVAGKLRDHSPDVLSAQVRGQLHGENITFVMESHVAEQEEMFRGPKYIFHSFMERLWAYLTIQQLLEQMVSALDAEKQALEARALSLSLSYSFVTPLTSMVITKPEGQEQSQVAEKPVEDESRDRRVPLGPMGFGQSMDRASWKTGGGLKLLNSPPRLGVPGRFLAPPPPFYRTTSRLVLPELTLRPGGASYDMDFRIKGTTLTAPPFAPIQAPSVILPLPGQSVDQLCVDFRRPQELVNLLSDPDQGVEVTGHYETAKACFSWIEVTFENPQLQVHASPEHVVITRNRRNSAYKWKETLYSVMPGLKVTMDKAGLLLLSRPDRVTIGLLFWDGPGKGLRLLLQDTDRFSSHVSGTLGQFYQDVLWGPLDTADDRKRTLKVQGRDYSATRELKLDYQESPPGKEISCWSVEL; encoded by the exons GTCCAGAATGACATTGACATCTACAGCCTCACTGTGGACTCTAAGGTCTCCTCCCGATTCGCCCACACAGTCATCACCAGCCGGGTGGTCAACAAGGCTGATGCCGTGCGGGAGGCCACCTTCCAGATGGAGCTGCCCAAGAAAGCCTTCATCACCAACTTCTCCAT ggTCATCGATGGTGTGACCTACCCAGGTAACATCAAGGAGAAGGCTGCAGCCCAGGAGCAGTACAGCGCGGCCATGGCCAGGGGCGAGAGTGCTGGCCTTGTCAC GGCCACTGGGAGAAAGACCGAGCAGTTCCAGGTGTCCGTCAGCGTGGCTCCCGCTGCCAAGGTCACCTTCGAGCTGGTGTATGAGGAGTTGCTGGCCCGTCACCTAGGAGTGTATGAGCTGCTGCTGAAAGTCCGGCCCCAGCAGCTGGTCAAACACCTGCAG ATGGACATTCACATCTTCGAGCCTGAGGGCATCAGCTTTCTGGAGACAGAGAGCACCTTCATGACCAATGAACTGGCAGAGGCCCTCACCACCTCACAGAACAAGACCAAG GCTCACGTCCGATTCAAGCCAACACTGTCACAGCAGCAAAAGTCTCCGGAGAAGCAGGACACAGTCCTAGATGGCAACTTCATTGTCCGCTACGATGTGGACCGGCCTGTCTCCGGGGGTTCCATTCAG ATTGAGAATGGCTACTTTGTGCACTACTTTGCCCCTGATAGCCTGTCCACGATGCCCAAGAATGTGATCTTTGTCATCGACAAGAGCGGCTCCATGATGGGCAGGAAAATAAAGCAG ACCCAGGAAGCCCTCATCAAGATCCTGGATGACCTCAGTCCCCATGACCAGTTCAACCTCATCAGCTTCAGTGCGGAAGCAACCAAGTGGAAACCTTTGCTAGTGCCAGCCTCGACTGAGAACGTGAATGAGGCCAAGAGCTACGCCACTGGCATCCGGGCCCAGGGAG GGACCAATATAAATGATGCGATGCTGATGGCCGTGCAGCTGCTGGAGAAAGCCAACCGGGAGGAGCTGTTGCCTGCAGGGAGCATCACCCTCATCATCCTCCTCACTGATGGCGACCCCACTGCAG GGGAGACCGACCCTTTGAAAATCCAGGAGAACGTGCGAAAAGCTGTAAATGGCCAGCATAGTCTCTTCTGCCTGGGCTTCGGCTTCGATGTCAGCTACGCCTTCCTGGAGAAGATGGCACTAGAAAACGGCGGCCTGGCCCGGCGCATCTATGAGGACTCAGACTCCGCCCTGCAGCTGCAG GACTTTTACCAGGAGGTGGCCAACCCACTGATGATGTCAGTGGCCTTTGAGTACCCGAGCAATGCTGTGGAGTCGGTCACGCAGGACGCCTTCCGGGTGTTCTTCAAGGGCTCCGAGTTGGTAGTGGCTGGGAAGCTCCGGGACCACAGCCCTGACGTGCTCTCAGCCCAAGTCCGGGGGCAGCTG CACGGGGAGAACATCACCTTTGTGATGGAGTCCCATGTGGCCGAGCAGGAGGAGATGTTCCGGGGCCCCAAGTACATCTTCCACAGCTTCATGGAGAGACTCTGGGCATACCTGACCATCCAGCAACTGCTTGAGCAAAT GGTCTCTGCGTTAGATGCTGAGAAGCAGGCTCTTGAGGCCCGTGCACTGAGCTTGTCACTCAGCTACAGCTTTGTCACCCCCCTCACGTCCATGGTGATCACCAAACCTGAAGGTCAAGAACAGTCTCAGGTTGCTGAGAAGCCTGTGGAGGATG AAAGCAGAGACAGGAGAGTTCCCCTAG GGCCCATGGGGTTTGGtcagtccatggacagagcatcctGGAAAACAG GCGGAGGTTTGAAACTGTTAAACAGCCCTCCAAGATTGGGAGTACCTGGACGTTTtcttgctcctcctcctccattctACCGCACGACCTCGAGATTGGTGCTACCAGAGCTGACGTTAC GTCCTGGTGGAGCATCTTACGACATGGATTTCAGAATCAAAG gaACAACCCTGACAGCCCCACCCTTCG CTCCcatccaggctccttctgtcatCCTGCCACTGCCTGGGCAGAGTGTGGACCAGCTTTGTGTGGACTTCCGGCGCCCTCAGGAGCTAGTGAACCTGCTGTCGGACCCTGACCAAG GGGTTGAGGTAACTGGCCACTATGAGACAGCAAAGGCCTGCTTCTCGTGGATTGAGGTGACCTTCGAGAACCCCCAGCTGCAGGTCCATGCGTCCCCTGAGCATGTGGTTATTACTCGAAACCGAAGAAATTCTGCATACAAGTGGAAGGAAACACTGTACTCAGTGATGCCCGG CCTCAAGGTGACCATGGACAAGGCGGGGCTCCTGTTGCTCAGCAGACCAGACAGGGTGACCATCGGCCTGCTGTTCTGGGATGGCCCCGGAAAGGGGCTCCGGCTTCTCCTGCAGGACACTGACCGCTTCTCCAGCCACGTCAGCGGGACCCTTG GCCAGTTTTACCAGGAcgtgctctgggggcctctggacaCAGCAGATGACCGCAAGCGAACACTGAAGGTCCAGGGGCGTGACTACTCTGCCACCAG AGAGCTCAAGCTGGATTACCAAGAGAGTCCTCCAGGCAAAGAGATTTCCTGCTGGTCTGTGGAGCTGTAG
- the ITIH4 gene encoding inter-alpha-trypsin inhibitor heavy chain H4 isoform X2, whose translation METPAPGRTHSVVLVLLSLAVLHTSKAQKVQNDIDIYSLTVDSKVSSRFAHTVITSRVVNKADAVREATFQMELPKKAFITNFSMVIDGVTYPGNIKEKAAAQEQYSAAMARGESAGLVTATGRKTEQFQVSVSVAPAAKVTFELVYEELLARHLGVYELLLKVRPQQLVKHLQMDIHIFEPEGISFLETESTFMTNELAEALTTSQNKTKAHVRFKPTLSQQQKSPEKQDTVLDGNFIVRYDVDRPVSGGSIQIENGYFVHYFAPDSLSTMPKNVIFVIDKSGSMMGRKIKQTQEALIKILDDLSPHDQFNLISFSAEATKWKPLLVPASTENVNEAKSYATGIRAQGGTNINDAMLMAVQLLEKANREELLPAGSITLIILLTDGDPTAGETDPLKIQENVRKAVNGQHSLFCLGFGFDVSYAFLEKMALENGGLARRIYEDSDSALQLQDFYQEVANPLMMSVAFEYPSNAVESVTQDAFRVFFKGSELVVAGKLRDHSPDVLSAQVRGQLHGENITFVMESHVAEQEEMFRGPKYIFHSFMERLWAYLTIQQLLEQMVSALDAEKQALEARALSLSLSYSFVTPLTSMVITKPEGQEQSQVAEKPVEDGPMGFGQSMDRASWKTGGGLKLLNSPPRLGVPGRFLAPPPPFYRTTSRLVLPELTLRPGGASYDMDFRIKGTTLTAPPFAPIQAPSVILPLPGQSVDQLCVDFRRPQELVNLLSDPDQGVEVTGHYETAKACFSWIEVTFENPQLQVHASPEHVVITRNRRNSAYKWKETLYSVMPGLKVTMDKAGLLLLSRPDRVTIGLLFWDGPGKGLRLLLQDTDRFSSHVSGTLGQFYQDVLWGPLDTADDRKRTLKVQGRDYSATRELKLDYQESPPGKEISCWSVEL comes from the exons GTCCAGAATGACATTGACATCTACAGCCTCACTGTGGACTCTAAGGTCTCCTCCCGATTCGCCCACACAGTCATCACCAGCCGGGTGGTCAACAAGGCTGATGCCGTGCGGGAGGCCACCTTCCAGATGGAGCTGCCCAAGAAAGCCTTCATCACCAACTTCTCCAT ggTCATCGATGGTGTGACCTACCCAGGTAACATCAAGGAGAAGGCTGCAGCCCAGGAGCAGTACAGCGCGGCCATGGCCAGGGGCGAGAGTGCTGGCCTTGTCAC GGCCACTGGGAGAAAGACCGAGCAGTTCCAGGTGTCCGTCAGCGTGGCTCCCGCTGCCAAGGTCACCTTCGAGCTGGTGTATGAGGAGTTGCTGGCCCGTCACCTAGGAGTGTATGAGCTGCTGCTGAAAGTCCGGCCCCAGCAGCTGGTCAAACACCTGCAG ATGGACATTCACATCTTCGAGCCTGAGGGCATCAGCTTTCTGGAGACAGAGAGCACCTTCATGACCAATGAACTGGCAGAGGCCCTCACCACCTCACAGAACAAGACCAAG GCTCACGTCCGATTCAAGCCAACACTGTCACAGCAGCAAAAGTCTCCGGAGAAGCAGGACACAGTCCTAGATGGCAACTTCATTGTCCGCTACGATGTGGACCGGCCTGTCTCCGGGGGTTCCATTCAG ATTGAGAATGGCTACTTTGTGCACTACTTTGCCCCTGATAGCCTGTCCACGATGCCCAAGAATGTGATCTTTGTCATCGACAAGAGCGGCTCCATGATGGGCAGGAAAATAAAGCAG ACCCAGGAAGCCCTCATCAAGATCCTGGATGACCTCAGTCCCCATGACCAGTTCAACCTCATCAGCTTCAGTGCGGAAGCAACCAAGTGGAAACCTTTGCTAGTGCCAGCCTCGACTGAGAACGTGAATGAGGCCAAGAGCTACGCCACTGGCATCCGGGCCCAGGGAG GGACCAATATAAATGATGCGATGCTGATGGCCGTGCAGCTGCTGGAGAAAGCCAACCGGGAGGAGCTGTTGCCTGCAGGGAGCATCACCCTCATCATCCTCCTCACTGATGGCGACCCCACTGCAG GGGAGACCGACCCTTTGAAAATCCAGGAGAACGTGCGAAAAGCTGTAAATGGCCAGCATAGTCTCTTCTGCCTGGGCTTCGGCTTCGATGTCAGCTACGCCTTCCTGGAGAAGATGGCACTAGAAAACGGCGGCCTGGCCCGGCGCATCTATGAGGACTCAGACTCCGCCCTGCAGCTGCAG GACTTTTACCAGGAGGTGGCCAACCCACTGATGATGTCAGTGGCCTTTGAGTACCCGAGCAATGCTGTGGAGTCGGTCACGCAGGACGCCTTCCGGGTGTTCTTCAAGGGCTCCGAGTTGGTAGTGGCTGGGAAGCTCCGGGACCACAGCCCTGACGTGCTCTCAGCCCAAGTCCGGGGGCAGCTG CACGGGGAGAACATCACCTTTGTGATGGAGTCCCATGTGGCCGAGCAGGAGGAGATGTTCCGGGGCCCCAAGTACATCTTCCACAGCTTCATGGAGAGACTCTGGGCATACCTGACCATCCAGCAACTGCTTGAGCAAAT GGTCTCTGCGTTAGATGCTGAGAAGCAGGCTCTTGAGGCCCGTGCACTGAGCTTGTCACTCAGCTACAGCTTTGTCACCCCCCTCACGTCCATGGTGATCACCAAACCTGAAGGTCAAGAACAGTCTCAGGTTGCTGAGAAGCCTGTGGAGGATG GGCCCATGGGGTTTGGtcagtccatggacagagcatcctGGAAAACAG GCGGAGGTTTGAAACTGTTAAACAGCCCTCCAAGATTGGGAGTACCTGGACGTTTtcttgctcctcctcctccattctACCGCACGACCTCGAGATTGGTGCTACCAGAGCTGACGTTAC GTCCTGGTGGAGCATCTTACGACATGGATTTCAGAATCAAAG gaACAACCCTGACAGCCCCACCCTTCG CTCCcatccaggctccttctgtcatCCTGCCACTGCCTGGGCAGAGTGTGGACCAGCTTTGTGTGGACTTCCGGCGCCCTCAGGAGCTAGTGAACCTGCTGTCGGACCCTGACCAAG GGGTTGAGGTAACTGGCCACTATGAGACAGCAAAGGCCTGCTTCTCGTGGATTGAGGTGACCTTCGAGAACCCCCAGCTGCAGGTCCATGCGTCCCCTGAGCATGTGGTTATTACTCGAAACCGAAGAAATTCTGCATACAAGTGGAAGGAAACACTGTACTCAGTGATGCCCGG CCTCAAGGTGACCATGGACAAGGCGGGGCTCCTGTTGCTCAGCAGACCAGACAGGGTGACCATCGGCCTGCTGTTCTGGGATGGCCCCGGAAAGGGGCTCCGGCTTCTCCTGCAGGACACTGACCGCTTCTCCAGCCACGTCAGCGGGACCCTTG GCCAGTTTTACCAGGAcgtgctctgggggcctctggacaCAGCAGATGACCGCAAGCGAACACTGAAGGTCCAGGGGCGTGACTACTCTGCCACCAG AGAGCTCAAGCTGGATTACCAAGAGAGTCCTCCAGGCAAAGAGATTTCCTGCTGGTCTGTGGAGCTGTAG